The following proteins come from a genomic window of Burkholderia stabilis:
- a CDS encoding YchJ family protein, whose translation MILTRPDACPCGGASPAPAGKAPAPRYAACCGRFIDGGETAPTALELMRSRYSAYVLGATDYLRATWAARTCPPDLDTDPEAPDAPRWLGLAVKRHAPLDERHAEVEFVARYKVGGRAYRLHETSRFERDEHGFWRYVDGEVSER comes from the coding sequence ATGATTTTGACCCGACCTGACGCGTGCCCGTGCGGCGGCGCATCCCCCGCTCCCGCCGGCAAAGCGCCGGCCCCGCGTTATGCGGCCTGCTGCGGCCGCTTCATCGACGGCGGCGAGACCGCACCGACCGCGCTCGAGTTGATGCGCTCGCGGTACAGCGCGTACGTACTCGGCGCGACCGACTACCTGCGCGCGACGTGGGCGGCGCGCACCTGCCCGCCCGATCTCGACACCGACCCCGAAGCCCCCGACGCGCCGCGCTGGCTCGGCCTCGCGGTGAAACGCCACGCGCCGCTCGACGAACGGCACGCGGAGGTCGAATTCGTGGCCCGCTACAAGGTGGGCGGACGCGCCTACCGGCTTCACGAAACGAGCCGCTTCGAGCGCGACGAACACGGTTTCTGGCGCTACGTCGACGGCGAAGTAAGCGAACGCTGA
- a CDS encoding MBL fold metallo-hydrolase yields the protein MNALEHQLDYPFADTLPAAGDTFEVAPGVRWLRMPLPFSLDHINLWLLRDEIDGQAGWTVVDCGISSEAIRTHWERIFDTHLDGLPVLRVLVTHCHPDHFGLANWLCEGGDKGRWNVRLWMTLGEYMFGCLMAAGNGSNAGGAAAADHFARHGLTDPAALDKLRNRRNYYSDLVPAVPPRYRRLREGDTVTIGARTWRVVTGYGHSPEHCALHSEADGVLISGDMVLPRISTNVSVFDLEPEGNPLALYLQSLGRYETMAPDTLVLPSHGKPFRGVRTRIAQLRAHHDARLDEVRVACAEKPASAADIVPIMFRRRELDIHQMTFALGEAIAHLNLLWLAGELAREQGDDGVLRFRTAG from the coding sequence ATGAACGCACTGGAACACCAACTCGACTACCCCTTCGCCGACACGCTGCCTGCCGCGGGCGACACGTTCGAGGTCGCGCCCGGCGTGCGCTGGCTGCGCATGCCGCTGCCGTTCTCGCTCGACCACATCAACCTCTGGCTGCTGCGCGACGAGATCGACGGGCAGGCCGGCTGGACGGTCGTCGATTGCGGGATCTCGTCGGAGGCGATTCGTACGCACTGGGAACGGATCTTCGACACGCATCTCGACGGCCTGCCGGTGCTGCGCGTGCTGGTCACGCACTGCCATCCCGATCACTTCGGCCTCGCGAACTGGCTGTGCGAAGGCGGCGACAAGGGCCGCTGGAACGTGCGGCTGTGGATGACGCTCGGCGAATACATGTTCGGCTGCCTGATGGCGGCCGGCAATGGCTCGAACGCGGGCGGCGCGGCGGCCGCCGATCATTTCGCGCGCCACGGCCTGACCGATCCCGCCGCGCTCGACAAGCTGCGCAACCGCCGCAACTACTACTCGGATCTCGTGCCGGCCGTGCCGCCGCGCTACCGCCGCCTGCGCGAAGGCGATACGGTGACGATCGGCGCGCGCACGTGGCGCGTCGTCACCGGCTACGGGCATTCGCCTGAACATTGCGCGCTGCACAGCGAAGCGGACGGCGTGCTGATCTCCGGCGACATGGTGCTGCCACGCATCTCGACGAACGTGTCCGTGTTCGACCTCGAGCCGGAAGGGAACCCGCTCGCGCTGTATCTGCAGTCGCTCGGCCGCTACGAGACGATGGCGCCCGACACGCTCGTGCTGCCGTCGCACGGCAAGCCGTTCCGCGGCGTGCGCACGCGCATCGCGCAACTGCGCGCGCACCACGACGCGCGGCTCGACGAAGTGCGCGTCGCGTGCGCCGAAAAACCGGCGAGCGCGGCCGACATCGTGCCGATCATGTTCCGCCGCCGCGAGCTCGACATCCACCAGATGACGTTCGCGCTCGGCGAGGCGATCGCGCACCTGAACCTGCTGTGGCTCGCGGGCGAGCTCGCGCGCGAGCAGGGCGACGACGGCGTGCTGCGGTTCCGCACCGCCGGCTGA
- the can gene encoding carbonate dehydratase, with protein sequence MNTQDNPLSHLFDNNDAWVKRKLEDDPQFFARLADQQAPEYLWIGCSDSRVPANQIIGLPPGEVFVHRNIANVVVHSDLNCLSVIQFAVDILRVKHIMVVGHYGCSGVNAALLNRRVGLADNWLHHVQDVRERHAALLDEWPVGEARYRRLIELNAIEQVVNVCRTTIVNDAWARGQSLTVHGLVYGVHDGRMRNLGMAVSNFETLDETYKRCVAALTAGGEHAPDNDMIAADAARLEGVAQAVADTLKPCDDAK encoded by the coding sequence ATGAACACCCAAGACAATCCGCTTTCGCACCTGTTCGACAACAACGACGCGTGGGTCAAACGCAAGCTCGAAGACGATCCGCAATTCTTCGCGCGCCTCGCCGACCAGCAGGCGCCGGAATATCTGTGGATCGGCTGCTCGGATTCGCGCGTGCCCGCGAACCAGATCATCGGCCTGCCGCCGGGCGAAGTGTTCGTCCACCGCAACATCGCGAACGTCGTCGTACACAGCGACCTGAACTGCCTGTCGGTGATCCAGTTCGCGGTCGACATCCTGCGCGTGAAGCACATCATGGTCGTCGGCCACTACGGCTGCTCGGGCGTGAACGCGGCGCTGCTCAACCGCCGCGTCGGTCTCGCCGACAACTGGCTGCATCACGTGCAGGACGTGCGCGAGCGCCACGCGGCGCTGCTCGACGAATGGCCGGTGGGCGAAGCGCGCTATCGCCGCCTGATCGAGCTGAACGCGATCGAGCAGGTCGTCAACGTGTGCCGCACGACGATCGTCAACGACGCGTGGGCGCGCGGCCAGTCGCTCACCGTGCACGGGCTCGTGTACGGCGTGCACGACGGCCGGATGCGCAACCTCGGGATGGCCGTGTCGAACTTCGAAACGCTCGACGAAACCTACAAGCGCTGCGTGGCCGCGCTCACCGCGGGCGGCGAGCACGCGCCCGACAACGACATGATCGCGGCGGACGCCGCGCGGCTCGAAGGCGTCGCGCAGGCCGTCGCCGACACGCTGAAGCCGTGCGACGACGCGAAGTAA
- a CDS encoding SDR family oxidoreductase: protein MTTPLKVFITGASSGLGLAMAEEYARQGATLALVARRTDALDAFARRFPKLSISVYSADVRDADALATAAASFIATHGCPDVVIANAGISQGAVTGQGDLATFRDVMDINYYGMVATFEPFVGPMTAARHGTLVGVASVAGVRGLPGSGAYSASKSAAIKYLEALRVELRPAGVGVVTIAPGYIRTPMTAHNPYRMPFLMDADRFAARAARAIARQHAFRVIPWQMGVVAKVLHVLPRWLYDRLFEKAPRKPKAGAH from the coding sequence ATGACTACTCCGCTGAAGGTCTTCATCACCGGCGCGTCGAGCGGCCTCGGCCTCGCGATGGCCGAGGAATACGCCCGCCAGGGCGCCACGCTCGCCCTCGTCGCGCGGCGCACCGATGCGCTCGATGCGTTCGCGCGGCGTTTCCCCAAGCTGTCCATCTCCGTCTATTCCGCCGACGTGCGCGATGCCGACGCGCTCGCGACGGCCGCCGCGTCGTTCATCGCGACGCACGGCTGCCCCGACGTCGTGATCGCGAACGCGGGCATCAGCCAGGGCGCCGTCACGGGCCAGGGCGATCTCGCGACGTTCCGCGACGTGATGGACATCAATTACTACGGGATGGTCGCGACGTTCGAGCCGTTCGTCGGCCCGATGACGGCCGCGCGCCACGGCACGCTGGTCGGCGTCGCGAGCGTCGCCGGCGTGCGCGGCCTGCCCGGCTCCGGCGCGTACAGCGCGTCGAAATCGGCCGCGATCAAGTATCTCGAAGCGCTGCGCGTCGAGCTGCGCCCGGCCGGCGTCGGCGTCGTGACGATCGCGCCCGGCTACATCCGCACGCCGATGACCGCGCACAACCCGTACCGGATGCCGTTCCTGATGGACGCCGACCGCTTCGCCGCGCGCGCGGCGCGCGCGATCGCACGGCAGCACGCGTTCCGCGTGATTCCGTGGCAAATGGGCGTCGTCGCGAAGGTGCTGCACGTGCTGCCGCGCTGGCTCTACGACCGCCTGTTCGAGAAGGCGCCGCGCAAGCCGAAGGCCGGCGCGCACTGA
- a CDS encoding SPOR domain-containing protein — translation MAQPRRTSKQSKQAGGTFLGIVLGLIVGLAIAVVVALYITRSPSPFVSKVAPPPADNGASQPQQFDPNRALQGKTPGQPVPQAAQPAPPNTAPGQAANQTQGGLLPEPQIVEVPPSANGSSGSNNTGSSNGTTALNNTSSGNGVAVAPKPADNPPPKKTQQAQQPQQGGEDDLARFAAQKQAQQAAAQKQQQQQAANTPKPTSSATAAAAAKPPTANDANTGYFLQVGAYKTEGDAEQQRARLGFQGFESKVSKRDVSGVTYFRVRVGPFSKFEDMNSARQRLSDAGVDTAVIRFTKQ, via the coding sequence ATGGCACAACCACGCCGAACTTCGAAACAATCGAAACAAGCCGGAGGGACATTTCTTGGAATCGTGCTGGGGCTGATCGTCGGCCTCGCGATCGCGGTGGTGGTGGCGCTCTACATCACGCGTTCGCCGTCGCCGTTCGTGTCGAAGGTCGCGCCGCCGCCGGCCGACAACGGCGCGAGCCAGCCGCAGCAGTTCGATCCGAACCGCGCGCTGCAGGGCAAGACGCCCGGCCAGCCGGTGCCGCAGGCCGCGCAGCCCGCGCCGCCCAACACCGCGCCCGGCCAGGCCGCGAATCAGACCCAGGGCGGCCTGCTGCCCGAGCCGCAGATCGTCGAAGTGCCGCCGTCGGCCAACGGCTCGAGCGGCTCGAACAACACCGGCAGCTCGAACGGCACGACCGCGTTGAACAATACGTCGTCGGGCAACGGCGTCGCCGTCGCGCCGAAGCCGGCCGACAACCCGCCGCCGAAGAAGACGCAGCAGGCGCAGCAACCGCAGCAAGGCGGCGAGGATGACCTCGCGCGCTTCGCCGCGCAGAAGCAGGCGCAGCAGGCCGCCGCGCAAAAGCAGCAACAGCAGCAGGCCGCGAACACGCCGAAGCCGACGTCGTCCGCCACGGCCGCAGCAGCAGCGAAGCCGCCGACCGCGAACGACGCGAATACCGGCTACTTCCTGCAGGTCGGCGCATACAAGACCGAAGGCGACGCCGAGCAGCAGCGCGCGCGCCTCGGCTTCCAGGGCTTCGAGTCGAAGGTGTCGAAGCGCGACGTCAGCGGCGTGACCTATTTCCGCGTGCGCGTCGGCCCGTTCTCGAAGTTCGAGGATATGAACTCGGCCCGTCAGCGCCTGTCCGATGCAGGTGTCGACACGGCGGTGATCCGTTTCACGAAGCAGTAA
- a CDS encoding SDR family oxidoreductase, with product MKTVLIVGASRGLGREFVRQYRRDGWNVIATARDEASLTALRSLGATAHALDIAQPEQIAALGWKLDGERLDAAVLVSGVYGPRTEGVETITAEDFDAVMHTNVRGPMQLLPILLPLVEDARGVLAVVSSRMGSIAEATGTTGWLYRASKAALNDALRIASLQTRHAACISLHPGWVRTDMGGAQAAIDPETSVTGMRRVIAEAGADVSQANGRFFQYDGIELSW from the coding sequence ATGAAAACCGTACTGATCGTCGGCGCATCGCGCGGCCTCGGCCGCGAATTCGTCCGGCAATACCGTCGCGACGGCTGGAACGTGATCGCCACCGCGCGCGACGAAGCGTCGCTCACGGCGCTGCGCTCGCTCGGCGCAACCGCCCATGCGCTCGACATCGCGCAGCCCGAGCAGATCGCGGCGCTCGGCTGGAAGCTCGACGGCGAGCGGCTCGATGCGGCCGTGCTCGTGTCGGGCGTCTACGGGCCACGCACCGAAGGCGTCGAGACGATCACCGCCGAGGATTTCGACGCGGTGATGCACACGAACGTGCGCGGGCCGATGCAGTTGCTGCCGATCCTGCTGCCGCTCGTCGAGGACGCGCGCGGCGTGCTGGCCGTCGTGTCGAGCCGGATGGGCAGCATCGCCGAGGCGACCGGCACGACCGGCTGGCTGTACCGCGCGAGCAAGGCCGCACTGAACGACGCGCTGCGCATCGCGTCGCTGCAGACGCGCCACGCCGCGTGCATCTCGCTTCACCCCGGCTGGGTGCGCACCGACATGGGCGGCGCGCAGGCCGCGATCGATCCGGAAACCAGCGTGACCGGCATGCGCCGCGTGATCGCCGAAGCCGGCGCGGACGTATCGCAGGCAAACGGCCGCTTCTTCCAGTACGACGGCATCGAGCTGAGCTGGTAA
- a CDS encoding thiol:disulfide interchange protein DsbA/DsbL, giving the protein MKKLLSTLLLSLGLAAGLAQASPAAPVAGKDFEVMKSPQPVSAPAGKVEVIEFFWYGCPHCYEFEPTVEAWVKKQGNNIDFKRVPVAFRDDFVPHSKLYYAVSALGISEKVTPAIFNAIHKQKNYLLTPQAQADFLATQGVDKKQFMDAYNSFSVQGEVNQSAKLLKDYAIDGVPTIVVNGKYKTGPAYTNSIPGTAQVLDFLVKQVQDKKL; this is encoded by the coding sequence ATGAAAAAACTGCTTAGCACGCTCCTTCTGTCCCTGGGCCTGGCTGCCGGCCTCGCCCAGGCATCGCCCGCCGCACCGGTCGCCGGCAAGGACTTCGAGGTGATGAAGTCGCCGCAGCCGGTGTCCGCGCCGGCCGGCAAGGTCGAGGTGATCGAGTTCTTCTGGTACGGCTGCCCGCACTGCTACGAATTCGAGCCGACGGTCGAGGCCTGGGTGAAGAAGCAGGGCAACAACATCGACTTCAAGCGCGTGCCGGTCGCCTTCCGCGACGATTTCGTCCCGCACTCGAAGCTGTACTACGCGGTGTCCGCGCTCGGCATCTCCGAGAAGGTCACGCCGGCGATCTTCAACGCGATCCACAAGCAGAAGAACTACCTGCTGACGCCGCAGGCGCAGGCCGACTTCCTGGCCACGCAGGGCGTCGACAAGAAGCAGTTCATGGACGCATACAACTCGTTCAGCGTGCAGGGCGAGGTGAACCAGTCGGCCAAGCTGCTGAAGGACTACGCGATCGACGGCGTGCCGACGATCGTCGTCAATGGCAAGTACAAGACGGGCCCCGCTTACACGAACAGCATCCCGGGTACCGCCCAGGTGCTCGACTTCCTCGTGAAGCAGGTTCAGGACAAGAAGCTCTGA
- a CDS encoding ABC transporter substrate-binding protein, producing the protein MQVKLFAAAAIAAALAAPGLAAAKPLTVCTESSPDGFDVVQYNSLVTTNASADVIFNTLVSYDEAAKKVVPALADKWEASADGLTYTFHLRPNVAFQTTDYFKPGRTLDADDVVFTFTRMLDDSNPWHKVAGASGFPHAQSMGLVKLVKSVTKVDDSTVKFVLNEPNATFVPILTMGFASIYSAEYADQLLKAGKQADLNAKPIGTGPFVLKSYTKDALIRYDVNPTYWGTKPKVDRLIYAITPDASVRLQKVKAGECQIALSPKPQDVLAAKGESALKVVQTPAFMTAFVALNTQKKPLDNDKVREALNLAFDRATYLKVVFDNTATAANNPYPPNTWSYAKDVAPYTYDPAKAKQLLAQAGFPNGFSTTIWTRPTGSVLNPNPKVGAELLQADLAKIGVKAEVKVIEWGELIKQAKLGQHDMLFMGWAGDNGDPDNYLSPLFSCNAVKSGINFARFCDAQLDKLIADGKSTADQAKRAKLYESAQKIIHDQALWIPLGYPTAAALTRTNVSGYHVSPFGRQNFTTVAVQ; encoded by the coding sequence ATGCAGGTCAAGCTGTTCGCCGCGGCCGCGATCGCCGCCGCACTCGCCGCCCCCGGCCTCGCCGCCGCAAAGCCGCTCACCGTCTGCACGGAATCGAGCCCGGACGGCTTCGACGTCGTGCAGTACAACTCGCTCGTCACGACCAACGCATCGGCCGACGTGATCTTCAACACGCTCGTGTCGTACGACGAAGCCGCGAAGAAGGTCGTGCCCGCGCTCGCCGACAAATGGGAAGCGAGCGCCGACGGCCTCACCTACACGTTCCACCTGCGCCCGAACGTCGCGTTCCAGACCACCGACTATTTCAAGCCGGGCCGCACGCTCGACGCGGACGACGTCGTGTTCACGTTCACGCGGATGCTCGACGATTCGAACCCGTGGCACAAGGTGGCCGGTGCGAGCGGCTTCCCGCACGCGCAGTCGATGGGCCTCGTGAAGCTCGTGAAGTCGGTCACGAAGGTCGACGACAGCACGGTGAAGTTCGTGCTGAACGAGCCGAACGCGACGTTCGTGCCGATCCTGACGATGGGTTTCGCATCGATCTACTCGGCCGAATACGCGGACCAGTTGCTGAAGGCCGGCAAGCAGGCCGACCTGAACGCGAAGCCGATCGGCACGGGCCCGTTCGTGCTGAAGAGCTACACGAAAGACGCGCTGATCCGCTACGACGTGAACCCGACGTACTGGGGCACGAAGCCGAAGGTCGACCGGCTGATCTACGCGATCACGCCCGACGCGTCGGTGCGCCTGCAGAAGGTGAAGGCCGGCGAATGCCAGATCGCGCTGTCGCCGAAGCCGCAGGACGTGCTCGCCGCGAAGGGCGAAAGCGCGCTGAAGGTCGTGCAGACGCCCGCGTTCATGACCGCGTTCGTCGCGCTGAACACGCAGAAAAAACCGCTCGACAACGACAAGGTGCGCGAAGCGCTGAACCTCGCGTTCGACCGCGCGACCTACCTGAAGGTCGTGTTCGACAACACCGCGACGGCCGCGAACAACCCGTATCCGCCGAACACGTGGAGCTACGCGAAGGACGTCGCGCCATACACGTACGATCCCGCGAAGGCGAAGCAGCTGCTCGCGCAGGCCGGCTTCCCGAACGGCTTCTCGACGACGATCTGGACGCGCCCGACCGGCAGCGTGCTGAACCCGAACCCGAAGGTCGGTGCCGAACTGCTGCAGGCCGACCTCGCGAAGATCGGCGTGAAGGCCGAAGTGAAGGTGATCGAATGGGGCGAGCTGATCAAGCAGGCGAAGCTCGGCCAGCATGACATGCTGTTCATGGGCTGGGCCGGCGACAACGGCGATCCGGACAACTACCTGTCGCCGCTGTTCAGCTGCAACGCGGTGAAGTCGGGCATCAACTTCGCGCGCTTCTGCGACGCGCAGCTCGACAAGCTGATCGCCGACGGCAAGTCGACCGCCGACCAGGCAAAGCGCGCGAAGCTGTACGAATCCGCGCAGAAGATCATCCACGACCAGGCGCTGTGGATCCCGCTCGGCTACCCGACCGCGGCCGCGCTCACGCGCACGAACGTGAGCGGCTATCACGTGAGCCCGTTCGGACGGCAGAACTTCACGACGGTCGCCGTGCAGTAA
- the aceK gene encoding bifunctional isocitrate dehydrogenase kinase/phosphatase, whose amino-acid sequence MNHFPKLLSSQIGFDVAQTMLEYFDRHYRIFREAAVEAKALYERTDWHGLQRLGRERITSYDDRVQECVEVLEDEYDAENIDDEVWQQIKLHYIGLLTSHRQPECAETFFNSVCCKILHRSYFSNDFIFVRPAISTEYLENDEPAGKPTYRAYYPGTDGLAATLERIVTNFQLDPPFEDLERDIGCVMQAIHDEFGHFDAAPNFQIHVLSSLFFRNKSAYIIGRIINADRLLPFAVPIRHVRPGLLALDTVLLRRDLLQIIFSFSHSYFLVDMNVPSAYVEFLCTIMPGKPKAEIYTSVGLQKQGKNLFYRDLLHHLSHSSDRFIIAPGIKGLVMLVFTLPSFPYVFKIIKDHFPPPKETTRAQIMEKYQLVKRHDRLGRMADTLEYSSVALPLARLDHALVRELEKEVPSLLEYEGDNLVIKHLYIERRMTPLNLYLQNGSDADVEHGVKEYGNAVKELMKANIFPGDMLYKNFGVTRHGRVVFYDYDEIEYLTDCNVRRVPPPRNEEDELFGEPWYTVGPHDIFPETYGPFLLGDPRVRDVFMRHHADFFDPALWQASKDKLLQGELPDFYPYDASLRFSVRYPARFGATDQNDGAGDAQRAA is encoded by the coding sequence ATGAATCACTTCCCCAAACTGCTGTCGTCGCAGATCGGTTTCGACGTCGCGCAGACGATGCTCGAATACTTCGATCGCCACTACCGGATCTTCCGCGAAGCGGCCGTCGAGGCGAAGGCACTGTACGAGCGCACCGACTGGCACGGGCTGCAGCGGCTCGGGCGCGAGCGGATCACGTCGTACGACGATCGCGTGCAGGAATGCGTCGAGGTGCTGGAAGACGAATACGACGCGGAGAACATCGACGACGAAGTCTGGCAGCAGATCAAGCTGCACTACATCGGCCTGCTCACGTCGCACCGCCAGCCCGAGTGCGCGGAAACCTTCTTCAATTCGGTGTGCTGCAAGATCCTGCACCGCTCGTACTTCAGCAACGATTTCATCTTCGTGCGCCCGGCGATCTCGACCGAGTACCTCGAAAACGACGAGCCGGCCGGCAAGCCGACCTATCGCGCGTATTACCCGGGCACCGACGGGCTCGCGGCGACGCTCGAGCGCATCGTCACGAACTTCCAGCTCGACCCGCCGTTCGAGGATCTCGAGCGCGACATCGGCTGCGTGATGCAGGCGATCCACGACGAATTCGGCCACTTCGACGCCGCGCCGAATTTCCAGATCCACGTGCTGTCGTCGCTGTTCTTCCGCAACAAGAGCGCGTACATCATCGGCCGCATCATCAATGCCGACCGCCTGCTGCCGTTCGCGGTGCCGATCCGCCACGTGCGCCCGGGCCTGCTCGCGCTCGACACGGTGCTGCTGCGGCGCGACCTGCTGCAGATCATCTTCAGCTTCTCGCACTCGTACTTCCTCGTCGACATGAACGTGCCGTCGGCGTACGTCGAGTTCCTGTGCACGATCATGCCGGGCAAGCCGAAGGCCGAGATCTATACGTCGGTCGGCCTGCAGAAGCAGGGCAAGAACCTGTTCTACCGCGACCTGCTGCATCACCTGTCGCATTCGAGCGACCGCTTCATCATCGCGCCCGGGATCAAGGGCCTCGTGATGCTCGTGTTCACGCTGCCGTCGTTCCCGTACGTGTTCAAGATCATCAAGGATCACTTCCCGCCGCCGAAGGAAACGACGCGCGCGCAGATCATGGAGAAGTACCAGCTCGTGAAGCGCCACGACCGCCTCGGTCGGATGGCCGACACGCTCGAGTATTCGAGCGTCGCGCTGCCGCTCGCGCGGCTCGACCACGCGCTCGTGCGCGAGCTGGAGAAGGAAGTGCCGTCGCTGCTCGAATACGAGGGCGACAACCTCGTGATCAAGCACCTGTACATCGAGCGCCGGATGACGCCGCTCAACCTGTACCTGCAGAACGGCAGCGACGCGGACGTCGAGCACGGCGTGAAGGAGTACGGCAACGCGGTGAAGGAGCTGATGAAGGCGAACATCTTCCCCGGCGACATGCTGTACAAGAACTTCGGCGTCACGCGCCACGGCCGCGTCGTGTTCTACGACTACGACGAAATCGAGTACCTGACCGACTGCAACGTGCGCCGCGTGCCGCCGCCGCGCAACGAGGAAGACGAGCTGTTCGGCGAACCGTGGTATACCGTCGGCCCGCACGACATCTTTCCGGAGACCTACGGACCGTTCCTGCTCGGCGACCCGCGCGTGCGTGACGTCTTCATGAGGCATCACGCGGATTTCTTCGATCCCGCGCTGTGGCAGGCGAGCAAGGACAAGCTGCTGCAGGGCGAGTTGCCCGATTTTTACCCGTATGACGCATCGCTGCGCTTCAGCGTGCGCTACCCCGCGCGCTTCGGCGCGACGGACCAGAACGACGGCGCAGGCGACGCACAGCGCGCCGCCTGA
- a CDS encoding ABC-F family ATP-binding cassette domain-containing protein, protein MAAATPTGALVALHHVSYRFDDGFTLFDSLDLSIDRTPTGIVGRNGVGKSLLAQLIAGRRTPGAGTIDRHTAVVYVAQQHHDASTGSRSVAAIAALDAPLGALARLADGRAEPHDFDLIGDRWDLAERLRTALDAAGLHDVQPDTPAHALSGGQLARVALIGALLSGAGLLVLDEPTNHLDAPGRAWLRAALDGWRGGLVIVSHDRALLAGVQRIVELTPQGVRSYGGNYALYRAQRDAEQDAAQAALDHARSERGRVRRRLEQEHDTIQRHAAGSLREAKTANLSSMAKQSRKGSARNIMGQVRRHQDEFKATLDERVQQAAARVETDSPVLVSLPGTEVSARRQLFTLEGAQLPWRVAGAADAITWSASGAVRIALTGPNGCGKSTLLRMLAGELAPRSGQCTTHVSAAYLDQRLALLHPGRSIVEQLGLLDTPLAEGDLRSRLALLQLDATRATQPARQLSGGERLKAALACALWRGTPAQLLLLDEPTNHLDLESVRAIEAALAGFPGAIVVASHDTAFLAALEPTHTMQWHHDGWRYEPVV, encoded by the coding sequence ATGGCTGCTGCCACGCCCACCGGCGCGCTCGTCGCGCTTCATCACGTTTCCTATCGCTTCGACGACGGCTTCACGCTGTTCGATTCGCTCGACCTGTCCATCGACCGCACACCGACCGGTATCGTCGGCCGCAACGGCGTCGGCAAGAGCCTGCTCGCGCAGTTGATCGCCGGCCGACGCACGCCCGGCGCCGGCACGATCGACCGGCATACGGCGGTCGTCTACGTCGCGCAGCAGCACCACGACGCATCGACAGGCTCGCGCAGCGTCGCGGCAATCGCCGCGCTCGACGCACCGCTCGGCGCGCTGGCGCGTCTCGCGGACGGCCGCGCGGAGCCGCACGACTTCGACCTGATCGGCGATCGCTGGGATCTCGCCGAACGGCTGCGCACCGCGCTCGACGCGGCCGGCCTGCACGACGTGCAGCCCGACACGCCCGCACACGCACTGAGCGGCGGCCAGCTCGCGCGCGTCGCGCTGATCGGCGCGCTGCTGTCCGGCGCCGGGCTGCTCGTGCTCGACGAGCCGACCAACCACCTCGACGCGCCGGGCCGCGCATGGTTGCGCGCGGCGCTCGACGGCTGGCGCGGCGGCCTCGTCATCGTGAGCCACGACCGCGCGCTGCTCGCCGGCGTGCAGCGCATCGTCGAACTGACGCCGCAAGGCGTGCGCTCGTATGGCGGCAACTACGCGCTGTACCGCGCGCAGCGCGATGCGGAACAGGACGCCGCGCAAGCGGCGCTCGACCATGCGCGCAGCGAACGCGGGCGCGTAAGGCGCAGGCTCGAACAGGAGCACGACACGATCCAGCGCCACGCGGCCGGCTCGCTGCGCGAAGCGAAGACGGCCAACCTGTCGTCGATGGCGAAACAGAGCCGCAAGGGCTCGGCGCGCAACATCATGGGGCAGGTCCGGCGCCATCAGGACGAATTCAAGGCGACACTCGACGAGCGCGTGCAGCAGGCGGCCGCGCGCGTCGAAACCGATTCGCCCGTGCTGGTGTCGCTGCCGGGCACCGAGGTCAGCGCGCGCCGCCAGTTGTTCACGCTCGAAGGCGCGCAACTGCCGTGGCGCGTCGCCGGCGCGGCCGATGCGATCACGTGGTCGGCCAGCGGCGCCGTGCGCATCGCGCTGACGGGCCCGAACGGCTGCGGCAAATCGACGTTGCTGCGGATGCTCGCGGGCGAACTCGCGCCGCGCTCGGGGCAATGCACGACGCACGTGAGCGCCGCGTATCTCGATCAACGGCTCGCGCTGCTCCATCCCGGGCGTTCGATCGTCGAGCAACTGGGGCTGCTCGATACGCCGCTCGCCGAAGGCGACCTGCGCAGCCGTCTCGCGCTGCTGCAACTCGACGCGACGCGCGCAACGCAGCCTGCGCGGCAGCTGAGCGGCGGCGAACGGCTGAAGGCCGCGCTCGCCTGCGCGTTGTGGCGCGGCACGCCCGCGCAGTTGCTGCTGCTCGACGAGCCGACCAATCACCTCGATCTCGAATCGGTGCGCGCGATCGAAGCGGCGCTGGCGGGGTTCCCTGGCGCGATCGTGGTCGCGTCGCACGACACCGCGTTTCTCGCGGCGCTCGAACCGACGCACACGATGCAATGGCATCACGACGGGTGGCGTTACGAACCCGTCGTGTGA